The following are encoded together in the Gordonia insulae genome:
- a CDS encoding MbtH family protein: protein MTNPFDDENGRFFVLVNEENQHSLWPTFADIPAGWTKVFGEDSRAACLEYVEQNWTDLRPKSLIDAMAADQSAHSDG, encoded by the coding sequence ATGACCAACCCCTTTGATGACGAGAACGGCCGTTTCTTCGTGTTGGTGAACGAGGAGAATCAGCATTCGCTGTGGCCGACGTTCGCGGATATCCCGGCCGGCTGGACGAAGGTGTTCGGTGAGGATTCTCGTGCGGCGTGCCTGGAGTATGTGGAGCAGAACTGGACGGATCTGCGGCCGAAGAGCCTGATCGACGCGATGGCGGCCGATCAGTCGGCACACAGCGACGGCTGA
- a CDS encoding ABC transporter permease, with translation MISDAAVTGRPPTHAATQWWTLTGRGLAAMIRNGEIVFAFVAPVLLAICFYLPLRTIMDANPSMDYAAFLMPIIALQSVSFVASSAAMRASLDTTKGINTRFRTMPMPVAIPTLARLGTNTVLLVISVICAAATSLVMGWRPLGSWLDTVGLFAVVLAVGILIAVLADAIGLLSNSPEATSQALSLPILVLGMLSTGFVPEDQFPEWIQPFVRNQPISQFATSMRALSDGTATLDVLTPTIWWCAGLAIGGIVLTLIGVRRSVR, from the coding sequence ATGATCTCCGATGCGGCGGTCACCGGGCGTCCGCCGACACACGCGGCCACCCAGTGGTGGACCCTGACCGGCCGAGGGCTGGCCGCGATGATCCGCAACGGCGAGATCGTGTTCGCCTTCGTCGCGCCGGTCCTCCTCGCGATCTGCTTCTACCTCCCGCTGCGCACCATCATGGACGCGAACCCATCGATGGACTACGCCGCGTTCCTGATGCCCATCATCGCGCTGCAGTCGGTGAGCTTCGTCGCGTCGTCGGCGGCGATGCGCGCATCGCTCGACACCACCAAGGGCATCAACACCCGGTTCCGGACCATGCCGATGCCCGTCGCGATCCCCACGCTCGCCCGGTTGGGGACCAACACGGTACTTCTGGTCATCTCGGTGATCTGCGCCGCGGCCACCAGCCTGGTGATGGGCTGGCGACCACTCGGCAGCTGGCTCGACACCGTCGGCCTGTTCGCGGTGGTACTGGCCGTCGGCATCCTGATCGCGGTGCTCGCCGATGCGATCGGCCTGCTGTCGAACAGTCCGGAGGCGACGAGTCAGGCGCTGTCCCTGCCCATCCTGGTGTTGGGCATGCTGTCGACCGGATTCGTTCCGGAAGACCAGTTCCCCGAGTGGATCCAGCCGTTCGTCCGTAATCAGCCGATCTCACAGTTCGCAACGTCCATGCGGGCCCTCAGCGACGGCACCGCGACGCTCGACGTGCTGACCCCGACCATCTGGTGGTGTGCCGGTCTGGCGATCGGCGGGATCGTGCTGACGCTGATCGGCGTACGGAGGTCGGTGCGATGA
- a CDS encoding ATP-binding cassette domain-containing protein — protein sequence MAEAEQYRRSPISSSPFDASRSDVSRADSSTSGAPRRFRHAAPSGANGTVADVLMSGDLHVDLASYGLGGNHSDAGSATPSNGTPGVNSDTPRSVPVPAVGKRARHAAVDSDESPTIPIPPVSTTGSQVTPPSTATSSSASDASNLVPPAADTPLALDDSHITPPATEVPTATDPTSVATTGEARAEIAIEVVDLHKRFGDNVAVESVSFSVAKGSILALLGPNGAGKTTTVNMLCTLLKPDGGTATVAGHDVVSDAAGVRRSIMLTGQFAALDEALSGRDNLILFGRLMGLTKSAARSRADELLTSFDLTAAAKRKVGEYSGGMRRRIDIACGLVTQPEVVFLDEPTTGLDPRSRQEVWNLVESLRDQGVTTLLTTQYLEEADTLSDHIVVIDRGRVIASGTADELKTATGASHYEVTPANPDDITGLVECLRDLVPAAAPLPDDAVTDTTPSVAVPAPDGADTLVEIVKRTTGAGIRLSDVALRRPSLDEVFLALTDPTRADPAAEAPVTDARVTDAPVTKDGRDTSA from the coding sequence ATGGCCGAGGCCGAGCAATACCGCAGGTCGCCCATCTCCTCATCCCCGTTCGACGCATCCCGATCCGACGTATCCCGGGCCGACTCGTCGACGTCCGGCGCACCGCGACGATTCCGACACGCCGCGCCATCCGGCGCGAACGGGACCGTCGCCGATGTGCTCATGTCCGGCGATCTGCATGTCGACCTCGCCTCGTACGGCCTCGGTGGAAACCACTCCGACGCCGGCTCCGCGACCCCGTCGAACGGCACGCCCGGCGTGAACTCCGACACCCCCCGGTCGGTACCCGTCCCGGCCGTCGGAAAGCGGGCGCGGCATGCCGCGGTGGACAGCGACGAGTCGCCGACGATACCCATCCCGCCGGTGTCGACGACCGGATCGCAGGTCACACCGCCGTCCACGGCCACCAGTTCATCGGCGTCGGACGCGTCGAACCTCGTGCCGCCCGCCGCGGACACGCCTCTCGCACTTGATGATTCACACATCACCCCACCAGCGACGGAGGTTCCGACGGCCACCGACCCCACCTCGGTCGCGACCACCGGCGAGGCGCGCGCGGAGATCGCGATCGAGGTGGTCGACCTGCACAAACGTTTCGGCGACAACGTCGCTGTGGAGAGCGTCAGCTTCTCGGTCGCGAAAGGATCGATCCTGGCGCTGCTCGGTCCCAACGGCGCGGGAAAGACGACGACCGTCAACATGCTGTGCACCCTGCTCAAGCCGGATGGCGGTACGGCCACCGTGGCCGGGCACGATGTGGTGTCCGATGCCGCGGGCGTTCGTCGCTCCATCATGTTGACCGGGCAGTTCGCCGCGCTCGACGAAGCACTCAGCGGACGCGACAACCTCATCCTGTTCGGCCGCCTCATGGGCCTGACGAAGTCGGCGGCTCGCTCCCGCGCCGATGAACTGCTGACCTCATTCGACCTGACCGCAGCCGCAAAACGGAAGGTCGGCGAGTATTCCGGCGGTATGCGGCGTCGCATCGACATCGCCTGCGGTCTGGTCACCCAGCCCGAGGTGGTGTTCCTCGACGAACCGACGACCGGCCTCGATCCGCGCAGTCGCCAGGAGGTCTGGAACCTCGTCGAATCCTTGCGCGATCAGGGCGTCACCACCCTGCTGACCACGCAATATCTCGAAGAAGCAGACACCCTGTCGGACCACATCGTGGTGATCGACCGCGGCCGGGTCATCGCGTCGGGCACCGCCGACGAACTCAAGACCGCCACCGGCGCCTCGCACTACGAGGTGACCCCGGCCAATCCGGACGACATCACCGGGCTCGTCGAATGTCTGCGTGACCTGGTGCCGGCCGCCGCCCCACTCCCCGACGACGCGGTCACCGACACGACGCCGTCCGTGGCCGTGCCGGCACCCGACGGCGCCGACACGCTCGTGGAGATCGTCAAACGCACCACGGGGGCGGGCATCCGCCTCTCCGACGTCGCACTCCGCCGGCCCAGCCTCGACGAGGTCTTCCTCGCGCTGACCGATCCGACACGGGCGGATCCCGCCGCGGAAGCGCCGGTGACGGATGCGAGGGTGACGGACGCGCCGGTGACGAAAGACGGGCGGGACACCTCGGCATGA
- a CDS encoding ABC transporter permease, producing the protein MTAAVETRSDGGPAEGSVRAWVGQSGVLAWRQISVMVRDKGTFLQLIIVPILTLIMFKVVLGDAIGSATGQDSTYGTVPLVILVSAMFGSVAAGIRLNQERGTGLLARLYVLPINRAADLTSRLLSEVFRIVVVTALLIAVGSTIGFDITGGVGAVAGIFGVALMFGISYATLVLALAVSARPSAPLVPLLSLVSSVLMFFNSGFSPVDAYPEWLQPIVENQPMSPTIEVMRALAAGGPIAENMIKVTIWTVVIIGACLYPALRGYHKAATAR; encoded by the coding sequence ATGACCGCGGCGGTCGAGACCCGTTCGGACGGTGGTCCTGCCGAGGGTTCGGTGCGCGCGTGGGTCGGCCAGAGCGGCGTGCTGGCGTGGCGGCAGATCTCGGTCATGGTGCGCGACAAGGGCACCTTCCTGCAATTGATCATCGTGCCGATCCTCACCCTGATCATGTTCAAGGTGGTGCTCGGTGACGCGATCGGCAGCGCCACGGGCCAGGACAGCACCTATGGCACTGTCCCACTGGTCATCCTGGTGAGCGCGATGTTCGGGTCGGTGGCCGCGGGCATCCGGCTCAACCAGGAGCGCGGCACCGGCCTGCTGGCGCGGCTCTACGTGCTCCCGATCAATCGGGCCGCCGACCTCACGTCGCGACTGCTCAGCGAGGTCTTCCGGATCGTCGTGGTGACGGCGCTGCTCATCGCGGTCGGGTCGACGATCGGCTTCGACATCACCGGCGGGGTCGGCGCGGTGGCGGGCATCTTCGGAGTGGCACTGATGTTCGGCATCTCCTACGCCACTCTCGTCCTGGCGCTCGCGGTCAGCGCCCGGCCGTCGGCGCCGCTGGTGCCGTTGTTGTCGCTGGTGTCGAGTGTCCTGATGTTCTTCAACTCAGGTTTCTCGCCGGTGGACGCCTACCCGGAGTGGCTCCAGCCGATCGTGGAGAACCAACCGATGTCCCCCACCATCGAGGTGATGCGGGCGCTGGCGGCCGGCGGGCCGATCGCCGAGAACATGATCAAGGTGACGATCTGGACCGTCGTGATCATCGGGGCGTGCCTGTACCCGGCGCTGCGCGGCTACCACAAGGCCGCGACCGCTCGCTGA